The Nyctibius grandis isolate bNycGra1 chromosome 23, bNycGra1.pri, whole genome shotgun sequence genome contains a region encoding:
- the DRD3 gene encoding D(3) dopamine receptor, which translates to MALFTRASSHANTTDPIPCGADNTTEPDLPHSHAYYALCYCILILAIIFGNVLVCLAVLRERTLQTTTNYLVVSLAVADLLVATLVMPWVVYLEVTGGVWTFSRICCDIFVTMDVMMCTASILNLCAISIDRYTAVVKPVQYQYSTGQSSCRRVSLMIVIVWMLAFAVSCPLLFGFNTTGDPSVCSISNPSFIIYSSLVSFYLPFMVTLLLYVRIYLVLRQRQKKRSLTRQGSHSASTKPCYAHKEHVERKALPNRCQGTFSPCLPLKCSGQEMSTKRKLLTVLSLQRYRSFCHEASLTTTPGTTQHSRLEERRKSTKPGLEVQRLSDGKIISSLKLAHQQPRLIQLRERKATQMLAIVLGAFIVCWLPFFLIHILNAHCPSCHVPPGLYSASTWLGYVNSALNPIIYTTFNTDFRKAFLKILCC; encoded by the exons ATGGCCCTCTTCACAAGAGCCAGCAGTCATGCTAACACCACCGACCCCATTCCCTGTGGAGCAGACAACACCACAGAGCCTGACCTGCCACACTCACATGCCTACTATGCCCTCTGCTACTGCATCTTGATTTTGGCCATCATCTTTGGGAATGTGCTAGTCTGCTTAGCCGTGCTGAGGGAACGCACCTTACAAACCACAACAAACTACCTTGTGGTGAGTCTGGCGGTGGCGGACTTGCTGGTGGCTACTTTGGTGATGCCATGGGTGGTGTACCTGGAG GTGACCGGAGGAGTCTGGACTTTCAGCCGCATCTGTTGTGATATCTTCGTCACCATGGATGTGATGATGTGCACAGCCAGCATTTTAAACCTCTGTGCTATCAGCATTGACAG ATACACCGCAGTGGTGAAACCAGTTCAGTACCAGTACAGCACTGGGCAGAGCTCCTGCAGGAGGGTCTCTCTCATGATCGTGATAGTCTGGATGCTGGCATTCGCAGTGTCGTGCCCTCTCCTCTTTGGCTTCAATACTACAG gggATCCCAGTGTCTGTTCCATATCCAACCCTAGTTTCATCATCTACTCCTCTTTGGTGTCCTTCTACCTCCCCTTCATGGTGACCCTGCTGCTCTATGTCCGGATTTACCTCGTGCTAAGACAAAGACAGAAGAAGCGATCCCTCACCCGGCAGGGCAGCCACAGCGCCAGCACCAAACCGTGTTACGCACACAAA GAACACGTGGAGAGGAAAGCTTTGCCAAACAGATGCCAAGGCACCTTTTCCCCCTGTCTCCCACTCAAGTGCTCAGGCCAGGAGATGTCTACCAAAAGGAAGTTGCTGACCGTCTTGAGCCTGCAACGGTACCGCAGCTTCTGCCACGAGGCATCCCTCACCACGACACCAGGGACTACACAACACAGCAGgctggaagagaggagaaagagtaCAAAGCCAGGACTGGAGGTACAGAGGCTCAGTGATGGCAAAATCATCAGCTCTTTGAAGCTGGCGCACCAGCAGCCCCGGCTGATCCAGCTTCGGGAGAGGAAGGCTACACAGATGCTAGCTATTGTCCTGG GGGCATTCATAGTCTGCTGGCTGCCCTTCTTCTTGATTCACATCCTCAACGCCCACTGCCCGTCCTGCCACGTGCCCCCAGGGCTTTACAGTGCCAGCACCTGGCTTGGCTATGTGAACAGTGCCCTCAACCCCATCATCTACACAACCTTCAACACCGACTTCCGCAAAGCCTTCCTCAAGATCCTCTGCTGCTGA